Genomic DNA from Streptomyces sp. PCS3-D2:
CCTGCGCCACGCCGAGGCCTCCGCCCGCGAACGCCGCACCGTCGACTGCGCCGGCCGCACCACCGCCAGCCCGCACCGCGTCGACAAGGCCGGCGCCGTCTACACGATCCTCGCCAACAGCTCCGGCCGCGCCCTGCCCTACGTCCTGCTGCGCGTCCTGTTCGGCACCGTGCTGCGCACCCTCGCCTACCTCGTCGGCAAGGCCCCCGGCCAGGCCGTCGACGAGATCACCGGCCTCCTCGGCACACTGCTGCGCCCCGGCCGCCTCCTCGCCGCCCGCAGGGCCCGCCGCCGCCCCGCCGTCCCCGCCTCCGAACTGCGCCGGCTGTTCCCCCCGCCGGGAGCCTCCCTGCGGGCCAACGCCGACCAGCTCGCCGGCTACTTCGGCGGCGACCGCCACACCACCGCCGCCCCCGCCGGCCGGCACGGTGGCGGCAGCATCCTGAACGCGCCCGGCGAGGACGGCCCCTACGAGGAGACCGAGCGCTTCGCGCGCCTCAAGCGGATCGCCCGCAACCCGGCGCCCCTCCTCTTCGGACTCCTCCTCCTGGTCTCCCTCGCCGCCTGCCGCGCCCTGATCGGCGGAGGATCCCTCATGGGCGGCGCCCTGCTGCCCGCCCCCGCCGGCGGCCTGGACCTGTGGAGCATCCACACCGACGGCTGGCACCCCGTGGGCACCGGCTCCACCGCCGCCGCCCCGCCCTACCTGGCCGTCCTCGGCGCCCTCTCCACCCTGCTCCTCGGCTCCACCCAGGCCGCCCTGACCCTCCTGCTCGTCGGCTCCGTCCCGCTGGCCGGCCTCACCGCCTACTTCGCCTCCCGGCCGCTCGTCGAGTCCCGGCTGCTGCGCGCCTGGGCCGCCACCGCCTACGCCTTCCTCCCCGCCGTCACCGGCGCCCTCGCCGGCGGCCGCCTCGGCACCGCCGTCCTCGCCCTCGTGCTCCCCCTCATCGCCCGCTCCGCGATCGCCGCCTTCGGCCTCGGCGAGCCGGCGGCCACCGCCGAACAGCGGGGCGGCTGGCGCGCGGTGTGGACCTACACACTCCTGCTGACCCTCGCCACCGCCTTCACCCCGGCCGTCTGGCCGCTCGCCGTCCTCCTCGGCGCCGCCGCGCTCGTCCTGCGCCGCGCGCAGTGGAAGACGTACGGTCTGCGGCTGCTCGCCACCCTCACCGTCCCCCTCGTCGTCCTCGCCCCCTGGTCGCTCGGCCTGCTCACCCACCCGGGCCGCCTCCTCCAGGAGGCCGGACTGCCCTACGGAGCCGGCTCCGCGGGCGCGCTGGACCTGCTCGGCATCAGCCCCGGCGGTCCCGGCACCGGCGCGCGCCTGATCCTCGCCGGCATCGTCCTGGCCGCCCTGGCCGCCCTGCTCCGCGCCGACCGGCAGTTCGCCGTCCGCACCGCCTGGGCCACCGCCCTGGCCGCCCTCCTCCTTGCGGTCCTCGCCAACCGGACCGCCTGGGCCGGACCGGCCACCCTCGTGTACGGGGCCGCCCTCCTCGCTGCCGCCATGGTCGGCGCGGACGGCGCCAAGGACCGCGTCGCCGCCCGCAACTTCGGCTGGCGCCAGCCACTGGCCGCGCTGATCGCCCTCGCCGCCGCCGCGGGCCCGCTGATCGCCGCGGCCACCTGGACGCTCGCCGGCGCCGACGGCCCGCTCCAGCGGCGCGACCCGGTGCAGGTACCGGCCTTCGTCGCCGACGCCGGCGACGACGACAACCAGACCCGCACCCTGCTCCTCGACCTCGACGGCCCCGCCAAGGTCTCCTACAGCCTCGTCCGCGGCCCGGGCGGCCGCCTCGGCGACGCCGAGATCGCCGCCCGGACCGGCGACGACCCCCGGCTCGACAAGGTCGTCTCCAACCTCGTCGCAGGCTCCGGCGCCGACCAGTCCAGCCAGCTCAGCGCCTATGCCATCCGCTTCGTGATGTTCCGCCCCGGCGGTCCCGAGGAGATCCGCCGGGTCCTCGACGCCACCCCGGGCCTGAGCCGCCGCCACCAGCAGGACGGCACCGCCCTGTGGGGCGTCGAGCCCTGGCTGCCGCGCGCCGTCATCGTCTCCGCCCAGCCGGGCGAGGCCCCGATTCCGGTCGCCGCGGGCCCCGTCGAGGTTCACGGCAAGATCCCCGCGGGCGAGGCGGGCCGCGTCCTGCGCATCGCCGACCGGGCCGACGGCGGCTGGCAGGCCACCCTCGACGGCAAGCCGCTCACGTCGAAGACCCTCGACGGCTGGGCCCAGGGCTTCGAGCTCCCCGCCGGCGGAGGCAGCCTCGACCTCGTCCACGAGACGTCCCTGCTGCGGACCGCCTGGAACTGGACCCAGGGCCTGCTCGCCCTGGTCCTGCTGGTCATGGCCCTGCCCGGCCGACGGGCCGAGCTCGACGACGACCTGCCCGAGGAGGAGGTCGCGACCGCCTCGGGGCCCGGCCCCGGCGAAGCCTCGGAGGGCCGCCGCGCCCGCAGGCTCCGCGCCGAGGCCGAGGCGGACACCGCCCCCGGACCGGTGGAGACCGCGGCCGCCGCCGACCCCTACGCCCAGATTCCCGCGCAGTCGGCGTACGGCGAGGACTCCTATGCCTATCAGGCCTACGGCGACCCGAGCGGCTACGCGTACGAGCCCCAGCAGCCCCAGCAGCCCCAGGAGCAGTACCCGTACGAGCAGTACCCCGGGTACGACCAGCAGCAGGACGGCGCCGCCTACGAGACCCCCTACCCGCAGCACCACCCACAGCAGTACCCCTACCCGTACGAGCCCCACGAGCAGTACCCACCGCACGACGTCCACGCACAGCACGACCCGCGTCCCGACGGGAGCCCCCAGCAGTGAAGCAGCGCGCACCCCTGACGCTGGCGGCCGTGGTCGCGGCACTGGCCGCCCTCACCGGCGCGGCCGCCCTCACCGCGCCCGCCCCCGCGGGCGGGGCCCCCGACGCCAAGGCGGCGGCCTCGGCCCGGATGCCGGTCGAGCGATCCCTCCTGGTGTGCCCGGGGCCCAGCTCCTCGGACATCGCCGAGACCACGTACACCTCCTTCACGCCGGGTTCCCCCGCCGGCCAGGGCAAGGGCTCGGCCCGGCTGCTCGGCGCGACCAAGGACGCCAAACCCGTCCTGGAACCCAAAGAACCCGGCAAGCCGGTCGGCGCCACGGCCAGTGGTGCCGACGCCCCCGCACTCACCGGCAGCGCCGACGGGGTCCTCGCCCCCGGCTGGACGGCCCAGCTGACCACCAGGATCTCGGTCGGCCGGGCCCGGGGCCTGCTCGGCGTCGGCTGCACGGAGCCCGGCACCGACTTCTGGTTCCCCGGGGTCAGCACCGCCAAGGGGCGCGAGGACTACGTCCACCTCACCAACCCCGACGACGCGGCCGCCGTCGTCGACATCGCGCTCTTCGGCCCCGACGGCGCGGCCAAGACCGACGCGGGCGCCGGCGAGAACATCCGCGTCGACCCGAAGTCCACCAAGACCGTCCTGCTCTCCTCCCTCCTCCCGGCCACCCAGCTCGCCGACGCCACCGCCCACGTGACGACCCGGGCCGGTCGGGTGGGCGCCTCCGTGCAGGTCTCCGAGGAGAGCGTCGGCGCCGACTGGCTGCCCGCCTCCACCGACCCGGCGGGCTCGCTGGTGCTGCCCGGCATCCCGGCGGACGCCGCCTCCGTACGGCTGGTCGCCTTCGTGCCCGGCGAGGAGGACGCGGACCTGAAGCTGCGCCTGGCCGGACCGGGCGGCGCCATCAGCCCGGCGGGCAGTGAGCAGCTGCACGTCAAGGCGGGCATGACGGCGGTCATGGACCTCAAGGACCTGACCCGGGGCGAGCCGGGCTCGCTGCTGCTGGCCCCGGCGGACGCCAAGAAGACCACACCGCTGGTCGCCGCGGTCCGAGTGGTCCGCGGCAGCGGCGCCAAGCAGGAGCTCGGCTTCATCCCGGCCACCGGGCCGGTCGGCGATCGGGCCACCGTGGCCGACAACCGGCCCGAGGAGAACACCACCCTGCTGTCGCTGACCGCGCCGGGCGCTGATGCGAAGGTCAGGGTGACGGCGTCCCCGGGCACCGCAGGAGGCGAGCCCGCCTCCCAGGAGGTCACGGTCAAGGCGGGCACCACCCAGACGCTGACCCTGGCCCCCGCGGGCGGAAAGGGCTCCTACGCCCTCACCGTCGAAACCCTCTCGGGCGGCCCGGTCCACGCGGCCCGCACCCTTTCCCTCCCGAACGACGGCATCGCGATGTTCACCGTCCAGGCCCTCTCCGACGACCACTCCACGGTGTCGGTCCCCGAGGCCGAGCAGGACCTCTCCGTCCTGACCAGGTGACGGGCCGGGACCCCGCCGCGGCCGGATCAGTCCTGGCCGTAGCGGGGGTCCACCGTCTCCGGAGTGAGTCCGAGCAGCTCCGCCACCTGCTCCACCACGATCTCGTGCACCAGCAGCGCCTTCTCGTCGCGCGTCTTCGTACGGATCTCCACCGGCCGCCGGAAGACCATGATCCGGGCCGGCCGTCCCGGCCGGGACTCCGACACCGCACCGAGCGGCACCGCCTCGTCGTTCCAGCCGCCGTCGGCACCGCCCGGAGGCCCCGGCACGTCGCCGACCAGGAACTCCACCTCGGACAGCTGCGGCCAGCGCCGCTCCAGCCGCTCCACGGAGTCCCGCACGAGATCCCCGAACAGCTCCGCCCGGCTCGCCGCCAGGGGTACCTGGGGAGGAGCCAGCGGACCGCGCATCCCGCGCCCGTGCCGGTCCCGCCGACGCGTTCTGGGCTCGACGGGGACCCCCGCGGGAGGCTCGGCGGGGCAGGGGGGAAGAGGCGTGTCCGTCACCCC
This window encodes:
- a CDS encoding DUF5719 family protein, translated to MKQRAPLTLAAVVAALAALTGAAALTAPAPAGGAPDAKAAASARMPVERSLLVCPGPSSSDIAETTYTSFTPGSPAGQGKGSARLLGATKDAKPVLEPKEPGKPVGATASGADAPALTGSADGVLAPGWTAQLTTRISVGRARGLLGVGCTEPGTDFWFPGVSTAKGREDYVHLTNPDDAAAVVDIALFGPDGAAKTDAGAGENIRVDPKSTKTVLLSSLLPATQLADATAHVTTRAGRVGASVQVSEESVGADWLPASTDPAGSLVLPGIPADAASVRLVAFVPGEEDADLKLRLAGPGGAISPAGSEQLHVKAGMTAVMDLKDLTRGEPGSLLLAPADAKKTTPLVAAVRVVRGSGAKQELGFIPATGPVGDRATVADNRPEENTTLLSLTAPGADAKVRVTASPGTAGGEPASQEVTVKAGTTQTLTLAPAGGKGSYALTVETLSGGPVHAARTLSLPNDGIAMFTVQALSDDHSTVSVPEAEQDLSVLTR
- a CDS encoding metallopeptidase family protein, which codes for MTDTPLPPCPAEPPAGVPVEPRTRRRDRHGRGMRGPLAPPQVPLAASRAELFGDLVRDSVERLERRWPQLSEVEFLVGDVPGPPGGADGGWNDEAVPLGAVSESRPGRPARIMVFRRPVEIRTKTRDEKALLVHEIVVEQVAELLGLTPETVDPRYGQD
- a CDS encoding glycosyltransferase family 2 protein — its product is MSLHSQSTASYQAPVTPEFPRHVVTAVLVAHDGARWLPRTLAGLLGQERPAQSHVAADTGSADDSARLLTEALGDDRVLHLARRTGFGTAVDESARTAGTLTPEDLPYLKRPSGWDPVSRTWRDDAYDLPDLPHGEPVQWLWLLHDDSAPEPDALAELLRVADENPDAAIIGPKLRGWYDNKQLLEAGVTIARSGRRWTGLDRREQDQGQHDQVRPVLSVSTAGMLVRRDVYEELGGFDRRLPLMRDDVDLCWRAQSAGHTVLVAPDAVLRHAEASARERRTVDCAGRTTASPHRVDKAGAVYTILANSSGRALPYVLLRVLFGTVLRTLAYLVGKAPGQAVDEITGLLGTLLRPGRLLAARRARRRPAVPASELRRLFPPPGASLRANADQLAGYFGGDRHTTAAPAGRHGGGSILNAPGEDGPYEETERFARLKRIARNPAPLLFGLLLLVSLAACRALIGGGSLMGGALLPAPAGGLDLWSIHTDGWHPVGTGSTAAAPPYLAVLGALSTLLLGSTQAALTLLLVGSVPLAGLTAYFASRPLVESRLLRAWAATAYAFLPAVTGALAGGRLGTAVLALVLPLIARSAIAAFGLGEPAATAEQRGGWRAVWTYTLLLTLATAFTPAVWPLAVLLGAAALVLRRAQWKTYGLRLLATLTVPLVVLAPWSLGLLTHPGRLLQEAGLPYGAGSAGALDLLGISPGGPGTGARLILAGIVLAALAALLRADRQFAVRTAWATALAALLLAVLANRTAWAGPATLVYGAALLAAAMVGADGAKDRVAARNFGWRQPLAALIALAAAAGPLIAAATWTLAGADGPLQRRDPVQVPAFVADAGDDDNQTRTLLLDLDGPAKVSYSLVRGPGGRLGDAEIAARTGDDPRLDKVVSNLVAGSGADQSSQLSAYAIRFVMFRPGGPEEIRRVLDATPGLSRRHQQDGTALWGVEPWLPRAVIVSAQPGEAPIPVAAGPVEVHGKIPAGEAGRVLRIADRADGGWQATLDGKPLTSKTLDGWAQGFELPAGGGSLDLVHETSLLRTAWNWTQGLLALVLLVMALPGRRAELDDDLPEEEVATASGPGPGEASEGRRARRLRAEAEADTAPGPVETAAAADPYAQIPAQSAYGEDSYAYQAYGDPSGYAYEPQQPQQPQEQYPYEQYPGYDQQQDGAAYETPYPQHHPQQYPYPYEPHEQYPPHDVHAQHDPRPDGSPQQ